In Theileria equi strain WA chromosome 3, complete sequence, the genomic window CTAGCACCAAAAAGACCTATCATTCTATCACGACCTAAAATAGGCACATACACTCCCGCTAGAAATGTCATAAATaaatttgatataaatTCTCTGAATAAATTGGCGTCTTctattttgaaaagtgTACTCTTAGATCCAACTGTCAGCATTGATATCGAGAAGGCCACCGATATTTTGGGTATAACTAACTCGACTTCGCTCAATAAATATACTAAAGCCTACAAATATTCTGGACCCTCATATAAATATATCAGCAAGAGAGAGATCTATCTGAGTAAAGGAGGAAGCCAACTATActtgaaaaaattattGTTTTTAATGAGAAAGTTAAGAAAAATGACGTTACCTTTGCAATTATCACATTATAATTCTAAGTTATATACCATATACGAAAAGGCaaaaaaaacaaatgtaaACAACAATCAATCTTTCAACAATGATTATGAACGCGATGAAAATAAGCTCCTGGGAAAACATAAATGTACCCAATTTATAAACAAATGGGCTAAAAGACAAAACTTTGTCGGCAAAATCGCAACTTTAAAAAATCTCACATGTAAAATTATTTCCATGTGCAGAAGATTCATAGGTCCAATTCGACATATTAAACACATAAGTGATGTTGATATGGCCAGTGGGCCATGCGAGGCAAATAAACCTTCTGAATTGCCAATTTCCCTATATAAATCTCTATACAACGTGATATTTGAGAATAGTAAATTTGTTATTGGTCTCTCAAAGGAATATATGTTGAATTATTCCAAGAATCTGGACATAGGTGACATAAATCTCTGGGGATCTGGAATTTTTTTACACCTTAAACTTTTCGATATGGATGATTTTCAAGAACTCCGTTATATTTCTAACAGGTCTCTATTGAACGAAGTTGTAAAGTTTAAAAGGGCACAGATATATATTGATCCAGAATATAGGTTAAGTCTAAAATCTGATATACTAAATATCTGCGGCATAAATATTAAGAAGAAAACTTTGTTTACTTCCGAAATCGAAAACCAATCCAAAGTCTTTGAATTATTCAAAAATACAATTCCATATACAGAAGATAAAAGGTCCTTTAATATTCCATTCGGTATTTTTGCATCAATGAACACTGAATATGCTGTTACACAAAACAATGAAGAAACACACAAAAAGAAGTTGGTTGATTTCTCTAACGATAGGCTGCTTAATGAATCActcataaatatttttttGGTTCCTAGGCCTATTTTTATTGAGGGTAGCATGTTTGCAGATATTTTGACATCTAAAAATGAAATCAAAATGGTAAATAAGACTGCCCTACTTTCTGTAATGGATTCGTTGATTGTATTATCATATTTATTTGGATTAAATGGATCTTATGCCATATCAGAAAAATCTTCTGGGTTGTATATACTATGTTACAGAATTCATGTTTCAATTGAAGATATGTTGATTCTGTCCAAATTACTTCTCCCTGAATCGGATTATAAAGATCAAAGTATTATTCTTAATGAATCATTAGATAACTATCAAAAGATATTGGAAAGGTATATACATATTATAGAAGAAAGAATAATAGATACACTTACGGAACATTCTGAGGGCTATAACATTAAAAACGCTCCAGATATtataaagaagaagttaGTATTATCTTGTGTTGGATTTCAAGCTAAAAATGAGATGTATCCAATTTCATCCCATAAAGAGAGTGCAGACGTTGAACAAAGAACGAAGAATGGTTTATTTCCAATAATGAGAATAGTTTATCCATTCGGATTGGAAGTCTCACTGAAAAAGATTCTGAGGGTCGCTATTGAGGATACTAAAATACGAGTTTTACAAAAACGTGTGGAATTTAacaatatttataaacttcTGATGGATCTATCTTATCCTGAAAGTAGTAACGAAACACTTCAGAACATATCTGAAATTTTAGTCAAGCGTATTCAGGATGTCATAAACTACATACTATTCAATTTTCCAAATCATTTGTGGAATTCATATGAGGACAATGAAGTGTGTATGGATAATTATGAGATGATGGAGAGTGCGACTTATAGCAAAAACACATTGATCGCAACGTTCGTCAAATTGCAGCATTCGATAGATTCAATTGGTTTAAATGGGATAAAACCAGATGATAATATTGTTATATCTCGGACATTGCGAAAAGATGCCGCTGAATGCTGTAGATTCAGCTTTGTAAGAGATCTTGTGGAACAACTGGAAATTCGGAAGATTATTGTTCCATATGTAGTTGATATTTTTCTCTCAAATGTAAAAGCATTCTATATTAATTGATTTTTCAGTATATATACATACATATATCGAAGGAGCAACCGTTAATGATCAACCCACCCCAACAGGGATTTACCTCTCATTTTTTGTGCTCATATCTCTAACAATGCACTTGACAATCCCTTATTCATAGATAATTTTTGGCTATAATGCTACAATTTAAGACAGATGGCCAAACTCCTGATGTTTCTTGCTCTTCGATCGATGAGGTTATACTTTCCAATTTCGGTATAATTTGAATTTGTAGGTTAAAAATATAAGAGACAAATTAAGTTTAAAGGTTTTGAGAACATTAGATCAAGACATTCAATCTATAATTCACAAAACCCCCTTCGTTACGCTTTATGAAATGAGCAATGAACGGTATTCTACAATAACATATATAATACTTTGTACAGATGGACCAGGGCTGGAATAGAAGGATTTCTCTACATTGTTATGAGATCCATTAACCCTATCTACAGTTTTGTAATAATAAATAAAAAATCAGAAACGCATTTAATCGAACACATCACTCCCGAATTCCAAATGAATCATAATGGgaattttattttttattcaACTGAAAGAATTAAGGCAGTAAGTTTAACGAACATACAAAGTTATATTTTTAACGTAGGTTTCTCAAAATAAACTTAATGGGCTCTGgttttttgatgaaaatgaatgtaaaaatacatacgaaaaaattttgaatataaCAACAAACTCCGCACCATTACATTATTCTCTGGGTTCCCCTTTATTAGATTTGTGTGATAATTTGGATCCAAAAGATGGCGGAAGTAATTTTGCTAATCTCACAAAGAGTACCCATAGGCAAAAGGTGAGTAAACTTTTCTTTATATTATATTataaagattttggaatCCACGGAAAAAAATCATGAATCCACAAAGTTTAACatattttcaagaataaTGCCTAATGCAAACATTAACGATACAAGGAATATAAATGTAGCTAACAAGCAGAATGAATATTCTGAAGACGCAAAAACTAACAAGGAAGGTCAGCGTCTCATTAATATGTTGTATTCATATGGAAAGACGGAACAATTTGATGTATCCTCAACACAAAAACTCGAAATACCTACTAGTAGCAAAAAGAGTACTCCTAAAGCAGGTTTGTCCGCAAGTCCAATTATTTGTTTCGTAGATTCAAATATGACTGTCAGCTACAACGATCTTAAGTCTGCTATAGGGGATGTTATAAATAGCGATGAGTTCGCATCTCTTGTTTGGGAAAGATTACAGACTATTTCGTTCAACGCAGAATCATACAGTTGATATCTTCATAAAGTTACACGCCACATATTAATATCGATAAACTTATACTTTATATCATTTCTAGTTTTGTATATTCTGGCATAAATAATGTAGACGATGTCCAGATATGGCGTTCCGGCTCACCTTAGCAGTTTGAAGCAAGCCGTATTTAACCATTTAAAGACAGAAGTACATACTCAACGTTAGGACCGATAATTTTACCATAATACATATTTAAGTCTAGATTCtattcatcatattcttcAGTTTGGTTAACTGGGCCAAAGGGGCGCGGAAAAAGTAGATTAATCAACGCGATACTTTCTGAGTTTgaagtaaaggatgaaatcAACCATTTTTCTTCCTATGTTGATTTTGGAAACATTTTTAACCAAAATTGTCAAGTTAGTTTGGGTATAATGTTATCATTCGCCATCTATAGACACTAATCACTAGGTTTGCTGATGCACTTATATCATCTgtaaaatatccaaaaggCTACGATGATGAAACACTGTTAGTTGTAAATGGCATATGGTAAAATTATTCTAGGAAAAAATTATTTGATGACGTTCTAAACGAGatatcttcatcaaatttTCATGTTaagatatttttaaagagtaTAGGTAACTACCAAAGTTTGACTAATAAACACTTAGATTATGATAAAGTGGATGATTTAGATGGTGAGAAGCCTTCAGAGAGGataaatttttcaaaattatTGAAAGTATATGAGGAAGTTATCAAGATAAATCCCGGCGCATTCGGATTTTCTAACTCTCCAAATATTCCCACTTGTTGGAAGTGTCTTTATATTCTAAATGCGGTTGGTACACTTGCGGAAATAAAAGAaattgaagaatctaaTAATATAAATCTGAGCACAAGCGTAACTGGAAAATGGGTTTGTACGTAGTCATAATTTTTGAACTCACAAACAGGTCACAGTATATTTGTTGAAGGCTATAAGGGCTATTTACGAGCTAGATCAAAAAAAATGGGTTCTAAGCCTAGATGGGATAGAATCCCTAATGTCAACATTGTTAAAAGATAGAGGGTTAATGTTCTTATCACACCTAGTTAAAAACATACAAGACCTCAGGATTAAAACAGTTTTAATATCTAACGATTCAGCAGTTACTTTATCCTTGGCGAATTATTATTATCTGAAAAATTTTAGGAGCGACATATACCATAGGCTTCCCgaaaattttgcaaatatcTTCGATAGTAATCAATTCGTCTATCTAGAGGTTCCAGAAATTCCAGTTGACATAGCAATGTTTGTATTCCTATAAAATAATCTTTATTCCAGGGCCATTCTGACAAAAGAATTCTCCTGTGATATAACCAATAATAGAGCTCTGTTAAAACTTTCTGGGGGGAACTATCATTTATTAAACAAGTGTATTGAGTATGTTTATATTATACCTTACTTTTAATGTAGAAACTATCGTGATTTCAAAAGTAATGTATCTCTGGATACCATTAAAAAGATACTTTCTGGGTCAAAGGTGTGTTGGCTTAGAAATATTTATATCTTTCAGAACGAAGTTGACGATGAATTCTTCCCGGTGAATAAGCCTAAAGAATTGCAAGAAAACTATTTAAGTACTGAACATGGCAAATTCTTTattaaaaatttgtacAATGCCTGTCTGAGTGAAGTACGTAGAGGTTCCATTTAAACTAATATTCAGGATATTATCAAATTTGAAAACTCAATGAACAATTTTTTAAGTTCCTTGACAATGGAAGAGCTAAAGATTAAACTTAACAATCGAGTACATTTTTTTGTTACTGTAAGATTCCATAGAAACACATTTACCTATTATAGGTGTTTGAAACAATTAGGTATCTCCTGAAAAAAAGAAAATTGCAAATTAGAAAATCTTGTATAATTGAAAACAAAATCATATTGGTAAAAAAAAATAAGCTATATATAAAAAGTAGGCACTGATATCTTCAAACATTTTGCACTATCAAATGAGCTCAAATGTCGTTGAATTTCAGAATTTGATGGTAGAACGATTGTTAGACTCTTATATGAATTCAGAATTTGGTTTGTTGACTAGTTTAATATAAAATTGTGATAGATTTACTAACAAAAATCGAAAAAATTGAGTACAAGGTCAACTTCCTTCTAAACCAACGAAAAATATATCATGAAATAGAAAAAATTGCgatttgaaaa contains:
- a CDS encoding Dcp1-like decapping family domain-containing protein (encoded by transcript BEWA_010150A), producing the protein MLQFKTDGQTPDVSCSSIDEVKNIRDKLSLKVLRTLDQDIQSIIHKTPFVTLYEMSNERWTRAGIEGFLYIVMRSINPIYSFVIINKKSETHLIEHITPEFQMNHNGNFIFYSTERIKAVSQNKLNGLWFFDENECKNTYEKILNITTNSAPLHYSLGSPLLDLCDNLDPKDGGSNFANLTKSTHRQKILESTEKNHESTKFNIFSRIMPNANINDTRNINVANKQNEYSEDAKTNKEGQRLINMLYSYGKTEQFDVSSTQKLEIPTSSKKSTPKADSNMTVSYNDLKSAIGDVINSDEFASLVWERLQTISFNAESYS
- a CDS encoding hypothetical protein (encoded by transcript BEWA_010140A); translation: MNKDEPPDVLLQRSRSLPFGTGSPIGNPLLRPLDENNITMVLLNFQDLISYLSNDNTKGFVGKLYGMCSIKEYNQKIQMNTANDLERNSLREVDPKLTLKSFQRSDASRIFKPEDVRPVLWCRRTLYYILAYFVDADINKKDYIMDKRFSYLDIYNFLRDRLRSIWQDLTVQHCTRNRGYIECFEISIRFLIYSNEILCENEEYDASQNFLLLNTCLDKLMNGYSDVHSTVNNKNLTDELKSLDFYDKPDVMEIMDVLTYTSPHEAEFWSYRLLLLIPQLLTPECSAVFCDICQRIPKCIKNSDIIRFSIKVCLSVTSGNVYSYFNLMKDSKCHPLQSALMNRFSGSVRVKFLHDIILHKIVKETTNPVHFNTLKTIFGFEDDAKLLSLLQRYNITVDGNSKKLCLEGMDMKQLEYDNNYLNKVSGKIQTTSSIVFNKITSKYPSRQILFDPDFNLDEFPKKPILGNTFQKTHETNLHDNSNSLYKSSVPTSTNNAIFLGINSKVNDTDSVVTNSGNILTSFTTDNRKTSFDLDKTSYTDQSTNINIIHGTKIQISPPKDILEDISFQKKNVVEIKKIEFLNNKSEDSLGKRINRSLESNPILNPARKLAPKRPIILSRPKIGTYTPARNVINKFDINSLNKLASSILKSVLLDPTVSIDIEKATDILGITNSTSLNKYTKAYKYSGPSYKYISKREIYLSKGGSQLYLKKLLFLMRKLRKMTLPLQLSHYNSKLYTIYEKAKKTNVNNNQSFNNDYERDENKLLGKHKCTQFINKWAKRQNFVGKIATLKNLTCKIISMCRRFIGPIRHIKHISDVDMASGPCEANKPSELPISLYKSLYNVIFENSKFVIGLSKEYMLNYSKNLDIGDINLWGSGIFLHLKLFDMDDFQELRYISNRSLLNEVVKFKRAQIYIDPEYRLSLKSDILNICGINIKKKTLFTSEIENQSKVFELFKNTIPYTEDKRSFNIPFGIFASMNTEYAVTQNNEETHKKKLVDFSNDRLLNESLINIFLVPRPIFIEGSMFADILTSKNEIKMVNKTALLSVMDSLIVLSYLFGLNGSYAISEKSSGLYILCYRIHVSIEDMLILSKLLLPESDYKDQSIILNESLDNYQKILERYIHIIEERIIDTLTEHSEGYNIKNAPDIIKKKLVLSCVGFQAKNEMYPISSHKESADVEQRTKNGLFPIMRIVYPFGLEVSLKKILRVAIEDTKIRVLQKRVEFNNIYKLLMDLSYPESSNETLQNISEILVKRIQDVINYILFNFPNHLWNSYEDNEVCMDNYEMMESATYSKNTLIATFVKLQHSIDSIGLNGIKPDDNIVISRTLRKDAAECCRFSFVRDLVEQLEIRKIIVPYVVDIFLSNVKAFYIN
- a CDS encoding hypothetical protein (encoded by transcript BEWA_010160A), with the protein product MSRYGVPAHLSSLKQAVFNHLKTEVHTQLWLTGPKGRGKSRLINAILSEFEVKDEINHFSSYVDFGNIFNQNCQTLITRFADALISSVKYPKGYDDETLKKLFDDVLNEISSSNFHVKIFLKSIDYDKVDDLDGEKPSERINFSKLLKVYEEVIKINPGAFGFSNSPNIPTCWKCLYILNAVGTLAEIKEIEESNNINLSTSVTGKWVTVYLLKAIRAIYELDQKKWVLSLDGIESLMSTLLKDRGSDIYHRLPENFANIFDSNQFVYLEVPEIPVDIAMAILTKEFSCDITNNRALLKLSGGNYHLLNKCIENYRDFKSNVSLDTIKKILSGSKNEVDDEFFPVNKPKELQENYLSTEHGKFFIKNLYNACLSEDIIKFENSMNNFLSSLTMEELKIKLNNRVFETIRYLLKKRKLQIRKSCIIENKIILALISSNILHYQMSSNVVEFQNLMVERLLDSYMNSEFGLLTSLI